Within Desmodus rotundus isolate HL8 chromosome 6, HLdesRot8A.1, whole genome shotgun sequence, the genomic segment TGATTAGGCCTCTCTCAAGGTAGTTCATATCTCTTTAAGGACAATCACCAAACTGCCTATTAATATTTACCTTAACCTGAAGGCTTAAAAATGCATCTGCACACTGGTTTGTTCCAGGGCCACATGCAGTCCAGGAATGGCTATGAacacggcccaacacaaaatcataaatttgcttaaaatattataagatttttttgtgattacatgtcgcaatatatttaacatgtggcccaagacaactcatcctcttccagtgtggcccagagatgccaaaaggttggacatccctggtaGATCATGTTAGAGAGCAGGCAGGCAGTCCTGTTCTTTCATAATCCTCCAGAACGTCAGGGTGCAGAGGATGGTGGTCGCATCAGATCTTGGAAGGAGAAGGCACTGATGACCGTGCTGGTCCTTAAAACCAGGAGGAAGTAATTGCCAATCAGAGAAAAGGGTATTTTAAGCAGTTGGCCGCAGAGTGCCTGCGAGTCGGCCCACACGCCATCCCCGTCACGTGTGCCACCAGGCGCTGCATGAAAAGGGACCCACCAGGCACGCGCGTTGAGTCATCAGCTAGAATGTTGTTTTGTCCTGAGAAGGTGGTGCCTGGTCCAAAAAAGGGGACTTGGTCACAGGAGAGTTTACAAATCCTGGGTGCACTCACGaggtttgttcatttttctcacGGGAGGAACAcgaaaataaaaatactggagTGGGCTGAACTTTGCTTAGAGAATGACCTTagaagtgaaaaaggaaagggacaaAACAGAAGTTTTTTCAGCCCAGTTCCCACGGGCAGAGCAGAACAACATGTTTTCCAGCAGCTTGAAACCAAAATCCAGTAGACAAGGTTCGTTCTTCGAAACTGAGCAGGAAGAGGCCACCAAAGTTTGGTGTCGAGTTCTCAGAGGCCAGCTCCAGACTGCACAGGATCAATTCCCTCTTCCACCACTTACAGGCTTTATGTATGTCCTTGCACAAGTTTCTGAATCTCTCCGTGCCTGGTTTTCCCCATCAATGAAATCAGGACCGTGATGATAATAGTGCCTACCTGAACAGCCACTTTAGAAACAGTTTGTCAGTTCCTTAAAAAGTgaagcacagccctggctggtgtggctcagtggactgaatgctggcctgtaaACTAAACAGgttcgcaggttcgattcctagtcagtgcacatgcctgggttgcaggctaggtccccagttgcgggcgtgtaagaggcaacacaatgtttctctctccttctctctttctccctgccttcccctctctctaaaagcaaataaaatctttgggaaaaaagaaaaagtgaagtacAAACTTAGCATTAGGCCCAGGTATCTACCCCCCCCAAAGAAAAACATACATCCACACCAAAATGTATATGCAAATATTCATAGCAATGTTGTTTTTATAATGGCCAAGAACTAGAAATAATCCAAACACCCATCCACTGGTTagtgcagcaattttcaacccttttcatgtcatggcacacataaactaattaccaaaattctgcagcacaccaaaaaataggtataattttgattcattcacactggacagctgttgTTGAGTTggctgtaattattttttttatttcacaacctaaggggaaagaggtcagtgcccctgactcacTAGTCGGGTATTGTGCagtgaccagtgtagctcagttggttgggcatcgcccTGCAAAGCGCAaagtcatcagttcaattcccggtcagggcacatgcgtgggttgcaggttgtcccctggttggggcacgtgcaagGGGCAgccgatcgatgcttctctccctctgtttctccctcccttcccctctctctaaaaaataaatgagtaatttttaaaaatagtcatgtatggcatgttttaaaaattctcgtggcaccctggttgaaaatcgctggatTGGTGGATAAGCAAAACGTGCtacatgcatacaatggaatcCTACTCAGCAATATAAAGTAAGAAACTACTGATACGTGCTACACCATGAgtgaacctcaaaaacatcacactaagcgaaagaagccagatgatatatatatatatatcatattatgaagtttccagaaaaggcaaatccatgGAGGCAGAAAGCAAGTCGGTGGTTTCCTGCGACTAAAGTGGGAAGAGAATTGATTGCAAACCGGTGTGAGGGAGTTTTTTGAGCTGATGCAAATATGCAAAGACAGGATTATGGAGATGACTGCACAGCTCtacaaattcagtaaaaattgCTGCATGGTACACGGGCCATAGGTACATTTTATGACACATAAATTAAGCCTATTGAATAAAGCTGCTAAAGAAAAAGACACTACTTTACCTTGCAGGgctgtcatgaggattaaatgagttattttttttaagattttatttatttttaaagaaaggggaagggagagaggaagggagggagagaaacatcagtgtgtggttgactctcacgcgccccctactggagacctggcctgcaacccaggcttgtgctggATACCTGGGAATAGAAAGgaccaccctttggttcacagaggggccgctcaacccactgagccacaccaaccagggctaaatgagttaaaaacacttagaacagtgtctgacagGAACTCAGCTCTAAGTGCTCTGTGCATTGACTAAATAATGAAGATACATGTTTGTGGCTATGTGATTGAACACACGATTAAATTACTAACCGTTCTTGTGTGCTTTTCTACACCACCGGAAGCGCTTCTGAGTACTTAAGCAATGGAATTACTTCTCTTctatgaaatgcattttaaaatatcatactaAACTTGAGATCATTCAGGCGGAGATGTTAAGACGTGTCACGTGATCTAGCCGCCAACCACCACGTCTCGAACCTTATCTCCGGCACTGCCCTCTTCCCAATCCTTCAGCAGATGTGGACTTCCCTCAGTTTCTCAAGACTCGAGACTCCAGACTTGGGGCGACAGCGCTTTCACACGCCGCTGGCTCTCGCTggctcggggtggggggcggggggtggtgctctccccccgccccctgctccaCCTGCTCTCCCTCCCGTTGTTCAAATGCCTACCTAACTCCTACCGATGCGTCAAGTCTTCATTTAGGGCCACTTTTGATAGAAAGTTTTCCctgattctttctcctttccctcgcATCcccccctaacacacacacatacacacacacactacacactTTACATTGAATTTGACAACCAATGGTTTGCCGTTTGACCCCCACGTCAAAGGAAAAACTGAGTTCTGGAATCCCTGAGCACTCAGAACAGCACACGGCACAGACGGGGTATACTTTATTGTCACAGTGGGTTTGGAGGgtgctactggcttctagtgggtagaggccagggatgccccTGAACAGCCACTCATGCACAGGAGGGCCCCTCAGAACGGAGAATTACCCGGGCTGGCACGTCcacagtgctgaggttgagaaatcctgcgtaggggatgaaagcatgaattaatgaataaatgaatcatttttgGACCTGAATTTAAGGACTGTCCTCACTGTCCTttcaaattctaaaagaaaaagaaaatctcaaaaatagTTCAATGCCCTGTTCCTTTCCACAATTTGAAATTTGTTTCTCTAATGCTATTATTTCAGGATGGGAGAAATATCAGGATTATTTTATCAAGGGCACTATGGCGTCTGCACAGATGCCCCTTCAAACATGACTCCCCCCCAGACAGCCTGCTGCTGAAAGACACCTTaaccaaggtcagcccccttcCCAGGGCAGCCCTCATCCTATTACTGGCAAAAGAGGGGGTGTCCCAACTTGGGACAACTCTGCAGGGCCATCCCAGCTCCAGAATTCCCTGTGGGGCTGGCTGGAGCCAGCACCACGGCCCAGTGTCTGCTTCAGACCCatgctctttccttccctctcctctccctgtgccTTCCTTCCCCCAGAGGCGCTCTCAGAAAACCATTCCTGATAAAGCGCCTCCTCTCTAACCCTCGGGAGGTCGGCCTCCCAACTGCCACACCAGGAAACAATGGCTCTGCCTTCTAACATTTATCTTGGGATGTGAAGATTTTTATCATATAAAATAATCTAATCTAATAGTGTTGGAAGGATTGGTGCAAACAAACCTCTAGTGACGAAAAAGAGATCCCTGGTTGGTTGTCAGGGCATggatggagggcagggagggctggacAGAGTGCCAGGGGACAGACAGCAGGAAActttgggggggcaggggacgGATAAGTTCACAATCATCCTGGTgcgatggtttcacaggtgtctGCCTATGTGGAAACTCATTCAAGTGCACACTTTCATCACGTGCAGTTGATTGTACGTCATTTTACCTCCATAAAGCTACttgatttttttagaaaaggaacaaaaagaaattatcaaAGCCTGAAAGGGCatctgaaaaattaataaaattacttcTAATCCCTAATacagctattttcattttttcttttcttttggtgcACAGGTCCAATATAGTTTGTACATACTTTACAAGGGGAGAATGACAGAACGTGTTAGTTGTTTCCAGCTGCGATGTTGTCACGCTGGTATGTTGTGATGAACTGTGAGATGTTCCAACTAAATTCATTGATCATATTTACCCTGGGTTGCCAAGGCTTCCCTCTTTTAATATAGCACAGCATATCCGAGATCACATCCGTGATAATGTCAACCACTCTCCCACATTTGGGCCTGGCTTCTTAAATGCGGGAGCTAGCACACAGGATCTCCCCTAAGCCTCAGTAAATCCACAGGCATTTAGAACCAGGCGTTTAGAACCAGTGATGTAAATGCTCAgttatttcttgaaaaatattataTCTTAAAACTGCATCGCATGTGTTCCTACATGGCCCTCATCATGGGCATTGTCCTTAAAGCTAAGTGAGATAAATCATGGAAATAAATCATGTAAGTAAGTCTCCTTGCAATCCCCTCCCCATTCTGCCAGAACAAGTTCCTAAACACAACCTCCTTcctgtctgtttttcttcctaccttcctCCCTCGATCCATCCTTCCTGCCTGTCTTTCTTTCTGGACAGATAATATATACTCACATGGGTCAAAAAGTCAAAAGGTGTTAaacattatacacaacaaaactctctctcctgcccttcccccagtcACCTAGCTTCCCTCCTCGAAAGCAATCAATTTTAATCAGCTTTTTGTGTTGCCATTCAGCATATCAACCAGCATACAGGTCACGTGCATATCCACACGCTTAGAGAGTATTTCAATCCCTAAAAGAAAGACAGCAAAAATATGCACTGTTTTACACCTTGCttttcaattaatattcaatatataGGATATCATTCAATATTAATATACAATGAGCTTCCAGATTCTTTTTAAAGTTGAACACACAGGACAGGCCGTTTCCCCATGGTCACTCCAGTTATCCTGGCAGCGAGGCCTCAGACCCTCCTTCACTCACTCACAAAGTATGTGTTCATGGTCAAACATGTACCAGGCGTCGCGATACGCtctgagaaatataaatataaacataaatatatacagggtccgacacaaataatgccctttctattacaaaatcatgagcatgtaattctgtaacataacagtatcaactcaagcacaccatatgacattttaggtgaaatgttcacattaaaactatacattattacacccatattattaccctaccactCACACTCCAGCAGGTGTCACTTCTGCCAGATCCtgtgtgtatgtatctatatctgtatctgtatgtATCACTTCTTACCCTGCCCCAGTCCAAAGAAGTTCATGCAGCTACCAGTCTGAGTCCTTTCATTCCTCGCAAGAATATATGAGGTAGGGGTTATCACTAAGCATTCCCATTTTTATGACGgacaggaaactgaggttcagagaggatgAGTGGCTTGAGAAGGGCGCACAGCTCCGTGAGAGACGCTGCGTGCACCTGAAACCACTCCCTTTGCCCCAGACTCCGCCCCAGGGAAGGAGGTGCCCAGGTCACCCAGCCACTCGGGACACACCACCCACCCCGGCTCCCTGCGCACCCCCGCCGGCCCGGGACTGCGTGGGGCAGTTCCCCTCCGGGAGGCTGCGCGGTGAAGGCGGGAGGCGGTCCTCGGGgcgggccgggaacaggggcggTGTCGCGGCGCTCCGGAGGAAAGGAAAAGTGCGCCACCTCTTTCCTGGAGCTCTGGTGGCTTCTCTGCGCTGCAGCATGGGGCCCCTGCCGCGGACCGTGGAGCTCTTCTACGATGTGCTGTCCCCCTATTCCTGGCTGGGTTTCGAGGTGACGCCGAGGCTGCGACGacgggggcagagggaagggcgaACGCAGGACACAGAGCCCACGGTCTCGTGCAGTTCCTGGCGTTGCCGAAAGGGGTTTAGGATAGGCAGATAGAGAGCCAGGGCTGAAGGTCActtcttgtttgtaaaatggaaacagtTGCTGGCTCCAGGCCGAGCCCTTATATCCTAACACagcagttttccacagtggtttgGAAAAGTGGCAACTCCAAAGAATCAAGGGGAAAGCCAATGCACCGCCACCTCTTAGCCCTCTCGTGTGAGTTGGCGGGGGCGGGCCGGGGGAGGAGTGCAGAACAGGACGGAAACTTTCCACAGGAGCTATGATCCTAGGATAGAGTTCTAGGAGTGAGAGAGTTTAGTCATTTCAAGCCAAGCAATTTAGGGGGTCCGCCTAACCCCTCCTTTGTACTTACAGCCTTTGGCTAATCAGTTGTCGTGAAAcacccttctctttccctttgcacACGGGCTGCGATCTCCACCTCTGCTCCTGCAGATCCTGTGCCGATACAAGAACATCTGGAACATCCACCTGCAGTTGCGCCCGACCCTCATTGCAGGGATCATGAAAGACAGTGGTATGAAGGCAGCAGCGCCTGGGCCCGGGACTTGATGGAGCGCAGATTTCACAGGCCCAGGGGGGCTGCCCTCCAGTGGGTCTTTATGTGGGCACCAGCAGCTGGTAATTTGTTCTCTACCCAAAACCCAGGAGGGGCCCCCCAAGCCTGAGGCCGCTTCTCACCAGCAAGTACAACTTTCCACTTGCAGGAAACAAGCCACCAGCTCTGCTTCCCCGCAAGGCCCAGTACTTGACAACGGACATTAAGCTCCTGAGACAGCATACCCAGGTTCCTCTGCAGTTGCCCAAGGATTTCTTCTCTGTGATCcttgaaaaaggtgaagagcgTGGGATACGGATACAGGACAGCAAATGGAAGGCAGCGGAGTTGGAGATTGTGGAGGGGGGCAGGAGGTAACCCCTCCAAGAAGGAAGGGCAGGCAGCTAACTACAATGAAACAAACCCTGGGAAAACTTAGCATCAGAGTTGAGCAAACAgaaggttggggggcaggggggatgcaagaggagaaggagcaggacAAATGAGTTGGGAGACACTTGGGTGGGAGACTGAAGGAAACTGAGCTCTGGGGGATGTGATGTCACAAGCAGGAAAGGGCAAGCAGGTCCTCCGTCGGGAAATAAGCTAGGGAAGCCCTACCCGGGAGTGCCTGTGCCCCACAGGAAGTTTGTCGGCCATGCGCTTCCTCACCGCTGTCAACATGGAGCACCCGGAGATGCTGGAGAAAGCGTCCAGGGAACTGTGGATGCGTGTCTGGTCACGGGTGAGGGCAAGGCTCTGGGAGACCCTGGGTGACATGGTGGCCCTCCCCTAGGCCTGCTTCCAGACTGCtgctcctgccctcccctcttgTTCACTGACCTATGTCCATGCCACCCCTCACCTGGCCACCCCCTTCCTGCTGAGTGTTCTCTCCTTCCCAGGACGAAGACATCGCGGACCCTCAGAGCATCCTGGCAGTAAGTGTCCTGGCCCTgcgcccagcccacccctcctcTCATAGGGAATCTGAGAGCAGTTGGCATttgagggcagagaggatgtaGTTTCGCTTCTAGATGGAAGAGGCCATTGTTACTTGGGGAGAAAGGCTATCTGTGTGTGAGAGGCCAGATTACTGAAAGGCTGGGACTAAGAGGACTCTCAAAAGCATATCTCAGGGTTGAAAGAGGAAGGGCAAAATTCTCCATTCGAATTTATTTGATGGAAGTAgtcagtgggagggagaggataAACGTTGGTGACTCCATAGGGAGGGATGAAGTATTAGCAAACAGCCCAATAGAAATCTCACCAGGGAATTCCATGGGAATCAGAGCCCAGCCCTTGAttcaaaaaacacacaaaaaaccacaAGATATTCAGGGAAGCTGAGAAGTGGGGAAGGCAAGAGCCCCAGACTTAGCATCAGGGGCTCAGATTATCGCTTTGGCTCTGTTACTAACAAGCTCTTTAAGGCTGACCAAGTCTGGTACCGCCTGGACCTGCCTCCTCATTGGTTCTAGAAGAGGTCAGGAGCTGTCCCTAAGGCGCCCTCTGGTGTTAAATTTATGCAATGATGACTCTTTGCCACATGCGTTTTCCACCAAACTCATGattttcaaggaagaaaataGCCCCTCTTGGCAAGGATAGACCTCTGCTTGTGCGAGGGTAAAGGCCTTGCCAGGAAAACTTGGGGGCAGAAAGTAGAAAGACCCAAGTTTTCTCCTGAGATGCTCTCTCCCACTAATGTAGACACAGTTGCGTTCCCTGTCATGTCCCCTCAGGCCGCAGAGAAGGCTGGCCTGTCAACACAGCAAGCCCGGGGACTTCTGGAAAAGACCTCAACACCGCAGGTGAAGAACAAGCTCAAGGAGACCACCGAGGCAGCCTGCAAGTACGGGGTGAGCCACGCCTGATGAGCGTCCCCAACCCCAGTGCAGAGCagagtctgggagtctctgcTGGGTCCCCATGCTCCTGTCCAAACGCTGCTCCCCACATGAGTCCTCTGTAGCTCTCCCGGGtgaccttcctctcccttcctgcccctgagtccagggaaaggaaaagcgggggagagagggtgagaaaggaCAGAGCATCTGAGAGCTACAAGACTCCTTAGAGCTGTGGAGTCTCTTACCAAACACCTCCGGCTTGTTTGCttctgtgacctcagacaagtaTTGGCTCATAGCCTTTGACCCATAGCCTTTGGCCCCAGCCTAGTAAACTAAACACCTTCCTCCCTGCACTTGTACTGCTTTCTCTAGGcctttgggctgcctgtcaccgTGGCCCACTTGGATGGCCAGACCCACATGCTGTTTGGCTCCGACCGGATGGAATTGCTGGCACACCTGCTGGGTAAGTGACAGGCTCACACTGAGCTGCCCTTGACCCCAGTCCCACTGACATTATATCACTGACCAGAAGGACAGATTCAGAGCAAAAAATGTTCCCGGCATTTCCAACAGTGAAGCCTTATATAGACATGGGTGCTTGAGGTCAGATGGGGAGGGTCTGCCTTCTCCGCCACAGGGGAGAAGGAAGCTTCTGTACCTGGCAGCCAAGCACAGCTCTTCTGAGGGAACTCCTGGGGGCTTGTGGAGCCATCTCTGACATGCGTGGTTTTCTCCATCCAGGGGAGAAGTGGATgggccctgtgcctccagccGTGAGCGCCAAACTTTAAGGATGCCCAGAGGAAGCAAAACCATCTGCTCACCCCAGAACCCCAGAGGAAGCAAAACCATCTGCTCACCCCTGCTCCACCGAGGGGCGCCGGTATGGAGGCTCCTCTGTGGcgctggtggggcaggggggagcacCATCTGCATTACTCTTACGGCTGCTCGCTCTTCTGTGCCTCGAAAGTGCCTTTGGGAAGCCCCACACTCTGCGTCCCCCAGAATAAACTGAATGCCACTGATGCAGCAGCTCTGGGTCTGGGTCTTCTGTGGTGTTTGTGTGTTCTTGTCCCTGCGGTCACATGCTGTCTACTCCAGGTGTGGCAGAGGAGCAGCTCTGGCTGTGTTCCCAGCTCTCCGCCCGCCCACCTCGGGGagtccctctttttcttctgcagAAACTCCCCAGGGCTCTCTGTCGGGGACAGCAGACTAAGGCAGATGGATTTTGCAATTATGCAGTTTGGCACTTGCTGTCTTTGGACCAGACACAGTGTGAGATGGGGCTGAAACCCAGGCCCCGTGGGCGTGAAGGCTGGAGGGAACCAGAGTGTGGCTGAGCTTGCACCCAGGTATTTAAACTGGGTCCAGCAACACTGACCAGTAGAACCAGGGCAGGGCAGTGCAGGGAGACTGGCTGGCATGGCCTTGGCCTGGGGAAGTTGCTCATCTCCTCATAGTTCCCTCCTCTCACCCACGTACAGGTCCTGAGAAAACCCCAGGCCTCCCCCTGCCTACTATGAGCCTGCTGATCTCACACAAACCTGTAGCTTTGCCACTCCCCCAGTGACTTATCCAAAGCTCTCCCTGTGCAGTCTATCCTGCTCCATCTGGGCCCTCTGTGCGATAATCAGAATGCCTTGTGTTTCAACAGTATTTGGACTTCTTTGAGGGTACCCTCCATTCAGAAGCTGAAGCCACACGTGGGTGCCTGGTGGGAAACAGGTACAGAGCCCACGATGGCGTGGCTCCAttttcctctgcctctgcctcttcctcatcTCACATCCCATTTTCCACTTTTGTCCCTCattgtgttctgtcttcctcctctctcccccttttccatTATTCCAGCATGTTGCAGGATTCCAGGTCATCCTTACCGGGCTTATCTGTGAAGTGATGCCAGAAGTACGTCTGCCAATGAGCACTCTCTCCTTCAGGCAGATTTCATGAGATGCTTGTCTCAGCATATGTGTGACATCAAATAACTTAGAAATAACAGTACGAGGGTGCTTGAATAAATTATTGTATACCTAAGATGTAATGTTTTATAGCCATCAGAAACCATATGTCTGAGGAATTATAAAGAACATTGGAAATCTTTGGATATGATATTGATTGGGGAAAAAGATGAAAGTATATATTCAATAGGATTAtctcagccttggctggtatggttcagtggattgagctcgggcctgCGAACTaaatggttgcaggttcaattcccagtcagggcacttgcctgggttgcagaccaggtccccagcagagggctctcaagaggcagacacacattgccatttccctctctttctccctcccttctctctttaaaaataaataaaatctttttaaaaaatagtatgatctcaattatatcttgatacattaaaatatattatattccAGGAACGTTAACCTACTAATCCTAGaatgaaatatatcaaaatgtttccattttatttgtctactttttaaatgatcatttattgttgtaaacaaatatacatttaaagGAGTAAAAAACCAGAATTTGTAGATTCACCTTTGGGTACAATTGTGCattcttcccattgttttctaAACCTCTCCATTGCTTAATTTAATCCTAAATCTTATCACAGGCTAATGTGGGATAATCTCTTACCACAGTTGCATTGTCCCCAGATCTGCTCAGTCACCGTCAAAGACTAGCATCCTACGTCCCTAACCCCAGAGCAGAATTTCATGTTCTCTGGAGGAAGGAGACAATTTAGACTAATCCTTACATTCATGATCTAGATAATAACTTCTGAAAAATGTCAGCCAAATGGAATCCAACATGAGGGTTTTGGTCAGAGTTTTCCCAAGACACAGACTAAGTAGGATATGTATCGATATATAGAGAGATCAGAAGAGATTATGGTTGAGGGGGCTGAGGACCCCCACGGTCTACCATCTGCGGTTCCAGTGGAGTCCAAAGCCCAAGAACCAGGAGCGCCGATGTCCCAGGGCAGGAGGAGATGGCTGTTTCAGTTCAAGCAGAGAGCACACTCGCCCTTCGTCTGCCTTTGTGTTCTGTCCAGgccctcagtggactgagcaatgCCCACCCACGTGGGTGAGGGCCATCTTTACTGTCTGTCCATTCAAACACTAACCTCTTCGGGAAACACCCTCCCTGCACACCCAGAAACCATGTTTTATCAGCAACCTGGGCATC encodes:
- the GSTK1 gene encoding glutathione S-transferase kappa 1 isoform X1, yielding MGPLPRTVELFYDVLSPYSWLGFEILCRYKNIWNIHLQLRPTLIAGIMKDSGNKPPALLPRKAQYLTTDIKLLRQHTQVPLQLPKDFFSVILEKGSLSAMRFLTAVNMEHPEMLEKASRELWMRVWSRDEDIADPQSILAAAEKAGLSTQQARGLLEKTSTPQVKNKLKETTEAACKYGAFGLPVTVAHLDGQTHMLFGSDRMELLAHLLGEKWMGPVPPAVSAKL
- the GSTK1 gene encoding glutathione S-transferase kappa 1 isoform X2, with product MWAPAAGNKPPALLPRKAQYLTTDIKLLRQHTQVPLQLPKDFFSVILEKGSLSAMRFLTAVNMEHPEMLEKASRELWMRVWSRDEDIADPQSILAAAEKAGLSTQQARGLLEKTSTPQVKNKLKETTEAACKYGAFGLPVTVAHLDGQTHMLFGSDRMELLAHLLGEKWMGPVPPAVSAKL